Below is a window of Lacrimispora xylanolytica DNA.
TACCCACTTCTTCTTCCAGATGCATATTATAATTTATGGAAGCTAAGATATCTTCTTTCGTAATATGCTTTGGAACCAGCTCATTTAAGTTTCTGTGAATGGCTTTTTTAAGAGCCTCTTCATCGTCACTGCCAACTTCTGCCAGAATTTTTTCAAGGGCAGGATAGAATACTAATTCTGTAACACCTGCTTCCTTCGGATCAAAACTAACATGTGCAGATAAATCTACCATTAAGTTAGAAAGTACTTTCTGTTTGCGCTCCACACCTTCCAGCCACACAAAAGGAACAGCTGCATTCTGTATCCTTTCAGCAAGCTGCTTGTCTACTGTGGTTCCAGCCTGTGCGAGGATTTCACCAGTTACGGTGTCAATTACATCCTCAGCCAGATCATGACCTGTAATACGGTTTTTAAAATGAAGCTTCTTATTGAATTTATATCTTCCGACCTTTGCAAGATCATATCTTCTTGGGTCAAAGAACATACTATTTAACAAACTTTCAGCACTATCAACAGATAAAGGTTCACCTGGGCGGATCTTCTTATATAACTCCAATAAGCCATCCTGGTAATTATCAGAAGTGTCTTTACCAAAGCTGGCTAATAATTTCGGCTCTTCACCGAACAGTTCAATGATCTCTGCATTGGTACCAAAACCAAGTGCACGGATCAGTACGGTGACTGGAACCTTTCTGGTTCTGTCTACTCGTACGTAGAAGATGTCGTTGGAGTCAGTCTCATACTCCAGCCATGCTCCACGGTTAGGAATTACCGTACAGGCATAAAGTTCCTTACCAACCTTGTCGTGTTCGATACCATAATATATACCTGGGGAACGTACCAACTGGCTTACAATAACTCGCTCGGCACCGTTAATTACAAAGGAACCAGTATCTGTCATAAGTGGAAGATCACCCATGAAGATCTCGTGTTCATTAATTTCATCTTTATCTTTATTGCAAAGTCTTACCTTTACCTTTAAAGGAGCCGCATAGGTTGCATCTCTTTCCTTGCATTCTTCTATTGTGTACTTGATATCGTCCTTACATAATGTAAAGTCGACAAATTCAAGACTTAAGTGTCCTGCAAAGTCTGCAATCGGAGAGATGTCTTCAAAGACTTCCTTCAATCCTTCATCAAGGAACCACTGATAGGAATTCTTTTGAATCTCGATCAGGTTTGGCATCTCAAGCACTTCTTTTTGTCTTGAGAAACTCATTCTCAGGCTCTTACCGGCTGGGACCGGACGCATTCTGCTTTTCTCCATTGACGTTTCACCCCTGTTTTCTTTCTAATTGATTCTGTTTGGGCATAAATGTCCCTACAAGGCACACAAAGCCACAATAGTGCACATTCCATAATATCATAGCGTTGTCAAGGTGTCAAGCATTTTTTACTTGTATTTTCCAAGAAAACGTGATATACTATTACAGATAGGCCCAATTTACAAAAAGAACTATTGGAGGTATTCCCGGTGAGCACATTTTTAAACGTATTAATCGTGATTCTTTTCATCGTAGTTGTGGCATTGGCAGTCCTTTATTTTCTCGGTAAGAAGCTGGAGAAGCGTCAGGTGGAACAGCAGCAGGCATTAGAAGCTGCGGCACAGACCGTTAACATGCTGGTTATTGATAAGAAGAAGATGAAGCTAAAAGACGCCGGCCTTCCTAAGATTGTGTACGAGCAGACACCAAAGTATATGCGCAGAACAAAGCTGCCCATTGTAAAGGCAAAGATCGGACCAAAGGTAATGACGCTGATTGCAGATGCCAAGGTTTTCGAAGTCCTTCCCATTAAGACAGAAGCAAAGGTTGTGATAAGCGGTATTTACATAACCGAGATCAAGAGCCTTAGAGGTAAAGCAGTTCCTCCAGCTCCAAAGAAGAAGTCATTTTGGGACAAGTTTAAAAAGAACGACAAAAAGTAAGTGATATCCATCACCGGAATGTTCTGTGGCGAATGCCCAGGTTGCGAACAACTTCGCACCTGGGCATTCTTTGTGTGCTTATATACAATAAACTTTTAAAAAGTCTGAAAAATCATCTTGACAACGCTTGAATTCATGATATAATGAAGCTACAAACAAGTTAGCAATGACTAACCAAATAATAAATACTGACATTTGAAAATAAATGATGGAATCGAAAGGAGAACTATTATGTTTAATCAAATTCAATTACCTTATGCGTACGACGCTTTAGAACCTCATATTGATGCTCTTACAATGGAAACTCATTATTCCAAACATCATGCAGCTTACACAAAAAATCTAAACGATGCAGCTCAAAAAGCTGGAGTGGCAGATAAGGATATCTCTCTCCTCCTATCTTCCCTTGATAAGATTTCTGATGAAGCCCTAAGAAAAGCCATTCGAAACAACGGCGGAGGTTTTTATAACCATAATCTTTATTTCGGAACTATGAGCCCCAACGGTGGCGGCGAACCGGAAGGAGATTTAAAGGCAGCCCTTAATCAGGCATTCGGAAGCTTTTCAGATTTTAAAGATAAATTAAGCGGCCTGGCTGCCGGACAGTTTGGATCCGGCTGGGGATGGCTCTCAAGTGACAGAAACGGAAAGCTGATTCTATCCTCCAGTCCAAATCAGGACAATCCGCTTATGGAAGGAAATGGACACGTTCCAATCCTTGGCATTGACGTTTGGGAACATGCTTATTACTTAAAGTATAAGAACCTAAGAGCAGATTATATTAAGGCATTCTTTGAAGTCGTTGACTGGAATGCAGTTGCCGCCAATTACGCTAACGTATTAAAAGGTTAAAAAATAGACTCAATACCAATAATCTCAAAAAGTACTCCTCCAAAAATAGCATATAACACATAAAAAAGATAGGCTCCGGTACAGAAATGATCCGGGCCTATCTTTTTTTATGTGTTTCTTCTAATTTAATAAGCGTATGTCAGCAGTGGCTTTGGAATGAATATCAAGATCAATGTCGCATTCTGAAATGTGCTGATAATTAATATCCAGTGAATAAGCTACATGAACTCTTAACCGGTCTTCCTCTTCTATGACCTGGATGTCGTTAGTGCTTATCCCAATCATGAGTTCGCCATAAGGAGTTGCGTAGCATGCAATATTCTTCTTATTTTTTTCAAATGTCATATGAACACTGGAGCTGCCCCGTTTTATAATATCAAGGCCTGATGGACTGACTTTTATGGTGTTTTTAATGACTCCTTCAAAGCCTTCCTGTATCTCATCGTATAAAACGTAATGGTTTCCATTTTTAAGAAAATAATCTCCAGAAGTAATCATCTCAACCGTATTATTGTCTTCCTCTGCAATTTGTATCCCGCTGATGCTGATAAGGACATCTCTAGTCATAGTAAACTCCTTTAGAACTCTTCAATATTGATCTTCTTCGTCTGTTTTACCTGGTCAGGAAGAATGGAGGAAGCAAAATTAGTAAACTTCTCTGCCAGATCGCTGACATAAAACCGGTATTTGTCCTGGGAGGATTCATTTTCCTCGTTTAAGAGCTGGCTCTCGCTTAAAACCTGCTTTAATTCCAGTGCGGTTTCATAAGCCGGATTCACCAGCGTGACCTCAGGTCCCATTACCCGGCCTACGGTGGAGCGAAGCAAAGGATAATGAGTGCAGCCCAGTACCAGTGTATCAATAAACTTCCCTTTTAATTCAGATAAATACCTGGAAGCGATTTCATCGGTTACCGAATCATGAAGGAGCCCTTCTTCTACCAGGGGAACAAATAAGGGGCATGGCTTTCCAATTACCTCAAGGCCGCCTTTCATCTCTTCCATCACCTTGGTATAGACTCCGCTTTGTATGGTACCTTCTGTTCCTATGATACCGATCTTTCCATTTCTGGTGGCTTCCACTGCTGTCTTTGCACCTGCATGGATCACTCCGATCACAGGAATATCAAGTTCCTTTTCCACGGTCTCAAGAGCGAAGGCTGTGGCAGTGTTGCATGCAATGACAATGGCCTTTACGTCCTGAGTCATTAAGAATCGTATGTTTTGTCTCGTGTAGCGGACGATGGTATCTTTTGATTTGGTTCCATAAGGAACTCTTGCCGTATCACCAAAATACACCAGCCGTTCCTCTGGCATCTGCCTCATAATTTCCCGAACCACTGTAAGTCCGCCTACCCCGGAGTCAAAGACTCCAATGGGTGAATTTCTATCTGCCATGATACCTCTCCTTTAGGACTGGGAGCGGTCCGCTGCATGCTTTAGTAAGCGGTTCACCAGTTCTTCCTTTGTAATACCTGCATGCTCCCACAGCATCGGATACATGCTGATGGCAGTAAAGCCAGGCATGGTATTGATCTCATTAAATACCACGGTTCCATCTTCTTTTACAAAGAAATCCACTCTTGCCAGGCCGTAGCCGTCTACTGCCTGGAAGATGGCCTTTGCTGCGCTTCTGACTGTTTCCGCTGCTCCTTCCGGGAGTGTTGGGTCTACGACTGTTTTTGATTCGGAATTATAATATTTGGCATCAAAATCATAAAACTCAGCAGCTGCAACGATTTCGCCAACTCCGGAGGCCTCTACCGGAGTGTTGCCTCCGCCAAAGACTGCACATTCGATCTCACGGCCCACAATCATCTCTTCTACCAGAATCTTGCGGTCATGCTCTCCTGCCAAGATGAGGGCTTCTTTTAATTCTTTTCCATCTTCTGCACGACTTACACCCTTGGAGGAGCCTGCATTGGATGGCTTTACGAATACGGGATAGGTAAATTTATCTTCCACCTTTTTTACAATCGGGTCTAAATCATGTAATTCATGACGCATCACTGCTATGTAATCCGCCTGTCTGACGCCTAAATCCTTGACAATGATCTTCGTATATAATTTATCCATGGACACAGCGGAGGATAAAACGCCACAGCCAACGTAGGGGATACCGGAAAGCTCTAACAGACCCTGAATGGTCCCGTCCTCTCCATACAGGCCATGGAGCACAGGAAATACCACATCTGCCCTTACAAGCTCTGTTTTTGCTCCATCTAATAAAATCACGCTCTTCATGGTAGCATCCGGAGATAACACTGCAGATACACTGCCGTTTTTCCATGATCCGTCCTGAATGGCTTCTACAGAATCTGTTTTGATCCAGTGACCCTCTTCTGTGATTCCGATCAGAAGAAGATCGTATATTTCTCTATTGATATGGTTAATAACATTGATGACCGACATGCAGGAAACTACATGCTCTGAGGACTGGCCGCCAAACAGTACAACCGCATTTTTTTTGCCCATTTTAATCTCCTTACCAATTTCTTGATTTTACAGCGTTTATATTATAGCACATATGGTTACAATTACAAATAGATTCCATAAAAAAGGAGAAGCCCAATGAAACAGAAACGTGATTTATTCTTATGTATTACATGCTTATTGCTTGCACTTTTATTTTCCATGTCAGAGGAAAGAAACGCAGAGGAAGCCATGGCCGCCCGGATCGCACCTGAAATTTTAAGGTTTCACGTCCTGGCAAACAGTGACAGTACGGAAGATCAGAATTTAAAATTGAAGGTTCGCACCATGCTCTTAAACACAATATATGAGGAAATGGGAGAAAATGCATCTTTAGAAGAAACAAAAAAATACGTCAGATCCCATAAGGACCGACTGGAGAAAAAAGCAGAAACGTACATGAAGACTCTGGGATATGATTATCCCGCACATATGGAACTGGCCACAACTTATTTTCCTACCAAGACCTACGGCGATATGGTATTCCCATGCGGAAACTATGAAGCGGTCAGGGTAAAAATAGGCGAAGGCAAAGGACGCAACTGGTGGTGTGTCCTTTATCCTCCGCTCTGTTTTGTGGATTCGTCCTATGCGGTTGTTCCCGATACCTCCAAAGAGATTCTAAGAGAATCCTTAGATCCATCGGATTATTTAAAATTAAACAAGGATAATACGAAAATACATGTGAAGTTAAAGCTTGCTGAACTTTTGTTAGATAAGGAAGAACCTACTGATTCCCAGAATCAATAATAACTCCTTTTACTGCCCACTGATATGTGGTGTATGCCTGATAAAGTTCCGAGTATGCGCTTTCTTTCGCGCCCTCTGTCTGCAAATAACCCATCTGGGTCTGAAGGTATGTAATTTTACTCAGCATACCCATCTGGAAGGAGCGCTCGGCTTTCCCTTTATCAAGGCCTGCCTTCTCAAAGGAAGTGAGAGCTGCTTCATAGGCTGTTTTGGCCTGCTTTAGATTTTGATAGAAGGACTGCATGGTGACTGCCACATTTTGCTCTCCTTCTGATACATCTGCCTGCTTTTGTGCGATACCAACGGTGGTCTTATTGGAATTGGTCCTGCGGGTTTTGATAAGTTCATAATTATTACCAATGGCCTTTGCTGTATCGGCTTCCAGATCAATAGCAGTGATTTGCTGCATATCCAGTTCCGGAAGACCTCCAATCTCAGGAGATGCATCTGCGGAGTAACCGGTCATCAGACCCAGGGAACGACGAAGGCCATCAACCGTATGATTCAGGCTTAGCAGAGAGGATTGGGCGGAAAGCAGTTCCTTTTTCGCGGACAGCACATCCGTTTGTGTTGCTGTTCCGATTGTAAGACCTAATTGCTGTGCCTCATAAGCAGAATTACTTAGTTCCGTTGCCTTTTGAAGCAGTGCCTGGTTTGCGACCGCACTGTTGTATCCTATCATGATCTGGTCAGCATAATACTCATATTTCCTTGAGGCCTCGGTAATTCCAGAATTGATGGCTGAATTAGGCTGTTTGAGCTTTTTAATGGTCCTTTGCATCTTTTCCGTATTGGACTTGATTCCCTTTACCGTCCCCTCCAGAATCTGATACATAGGGATTCCATTTTCATCGGTCACTCCAGTCGGCTTTAGTGCTTTGGCTTGATCTTCAAGATTCTTTATGTTATCCTTCATCTCTATCCCTGTCAGCTCACCATAAACATACTCAAGATTTTCCACATTAGCATTGATTGAGTTCACCAGATTCTGCAAATCAGGATTATAATATCTTACCAGATTAGAGAGTTCTTCAAATTCAATGGTATTATCATTTAACCCATTCCACTGCTCTGCAGTTATCCCTTCTGGAATCGGTTTCTCTGCCTGACCAGGTCCAACAGCACCATAGGCTGGAAGAACCGATGAAGCAGTAAGCAGTGCGGCCAGACAAATTGGCCAAACTTTATTATTTCTCATTGTATCAGCCTCCTGCCGAAGCCAGCCCCTTGATTGCATTATCATAGGTCTGGACTGCCTGGAACAGTGCAAGCTGGGCTTTCTTTAGAGAGACATTCTTCGTATTGAATGCATTCTTCTGCTTCATATAATCAAGCCTGCTTAAGGTACCTACCTGCTGCTTATGTTCCGCTGTTTCCATGTTCTTACTTTCCAGTTCAAATTCTGCTGCTGCCTGATCATAGGCTGCCTTGGCCTGCTGTACGGATTGATAATTCTTTACAACTTCTGATTTAATATTCTCCTCATTGCTGGAGACAGTCCGTTTTAACGTCTCTTTCGTTATTTCTGCCACAGCATTCGACAGCTTTCTCTTATTAATCTTAAAGGTATAATTATTTTCCAGCGCTGCATCCTTATCCGTCTCGGGATTCATAGATGCAATGTGGTCAAAATTAACAGCCGGTATATCCTTTATCTCAGGAGTATCATTATATTTCCAGCCCAGCATGACAAGAAGTTTTTGTCTCGTCTCTTCAAGACTACCACTAAGCTTCTCAACGGTTGCCTGGGTGCTCTGAACGCTCTCCTTTGCACCAAGAACATCCGATAACGTAGCCATTCCTGCGCCCTGTTTTACAAGGGCTGACTGATATTGGGCCTCCATATATTCTAAGCTGTCCTTTGCTGACTCCAGTTCTAATTTCTGTTGAAAATATGATATCATTGAGGACTGTGCAGAAGCAACAAGATTGGCTTCCTGCTGATCAAAGGTGAGCTGGTCGACTGTTAAATCTTCCGTCATTTTATCGGCAGTTTCATCGGCCTGAGCTGCTGTAACCTGGGCCTGAGCATCTGCTACTGCATCATCGCCTGTGATATTGCTTCTCGCATCAAAGGCTGCATCACGGTAAGCCTGAGCATACTCATCACGGGTGACTTTGTCATCTTTTTTCTTATCATTAATAGTAAGCTGATTTTTCTGAACAGTAACATTATATTCACGGATCAGGCCTGCCAGCTCATCGTATTCCATCACATTGTCCCTCAGTTTTGCCCATTCCTCAGGAGTTCTTGCAAACTCCGGGCTGCCGGCCCAGGCAGTGGCTGCCGGTCCGGAAAAGGCAAGCACTGCCGAAAGACAGCATGCACTTATCAGTTTCCATTTTCTCATCCTTAATCCTCCTTATTTGGTAATTCTATCATATCACAGTTGTATCCCTGCCTGCAAACCACATTCTTCCATAACTGGTAATGAGGCAGGGACGTGTTATTTATGAAGAAGCTGTTTCATCCTTTTTCTTCCGTCTCAAAATGGAATAGAGCACTGGGAGCACCAGAAGGGATAAAAGGGTGGAAGACGCAAGTCCTCCGATGTTAACAAGGGCAAGCCCCTGCATCATCTCTCCATTCTCTCCGCCTCTTGCAAGAGGAATCAGAGATAAAATGGCGATTAACGCTGTCATAAGAATGGGGCGGAGTCGTGTAAATCCTGCCTCAATAACAGCACTTCTGGTATCCATGGTTTCATTATACTGGTTGGCACAATCCACGTAAAGGATACCGGAGTTAAGAACCGTACCGATGAGCACCAGGAAACCAAGAAGCGAGGTCATACTGATACTTACATTGGTTATGAGCATGAGCCCAAAGGCACCGATAAAGCTGAATGGAATGGTCGCCATAACCATGAGAGAGAATATTGGTGATTCAAACTGGGCTGCCAATACCACGAATACCAGGAAAATAGCGGTTGCGATGGCAAGGAACAGTCCTCCGAACTCTTCGGACATGGATTCTGCCTCGCTGTTCTGACCTCTGGTAATGGTATCAGATAGATATTTATTAACCACCTGATCATCAATTTCCTTGGTGGCATTTTGTTTGTCTTTTTCTGTCTTAACCTTATCCGTAAAGGAACCAGTTATAGTAACCTGATACTGTTTATTCTTTCTTGTAATGGTAGCAGGGCTGTCTTCGTATCCAACAGAAGCAATGTCTGTGAGAGCCACAGAACCGCCCGTTCCATTGGGCACCATGATTCCCTCCACTTTATCAAGGGTATCATAGGAATCTTCCGGATATTCTACTTTAACGGATATTTCCTGACCATCCCGGTCAAAGTTGGTGGCTTCCACTCCGCTTAACATACTGTTAAGCATACCGCCTGTAGTCACTGGTGCGATCCCCTCGGCAGCAGCCTTAATGGGGTCTACCTTGATTTTAATAACTGGAGCGGCATTTTCAAGATCAGAATGGACCTTAATAAGCTCTGGGCGAGCCGTAAGCTCGGATACCATCTGATCGGCTGTGCTTTTCAGACGTTCAAGCTGGGCGCCCTTTAAGATAACTTCATAGTCATTTTTCGAACCGCCAGACTCCATGCTGGAAGTTGATTTAAGAGAAACGTTACAGTCAGGAAGCTGACCCATCTCTTTCTTCCATTTATTAATGATCTGGTTGGTGCTTAGCTTTCTGTCAGATTTCAAGTAAGCGGTCAGGGTTGCATCTGAGGTACTGTCTAAACTGATGGCTGATCCGCCATAAGTCAAGGTATATGATTTTAAGTCTTCTTCCTGACTTACAATGGTCTCTACCTTTTGAAGAATCTTATCTACCTCTTCTATCTTAAGACCTGGCTTCACTTTTGTTGTAATGGAAATAGTACCCTGATCCACCTCAGGCATCAGCTCAAAGCCAATCTTTCCTGCCAGCATGAAGGAAGCGACTAAAAGGAGCACGGATACTATGAGAACCATTGCTTTCCTGTTAAGAAGCCTTCCAATTAAGTTACGGTAACCGTGTTGCAGGGATTTTATAATACCACCTAATGGAGAGTTGTGTTTTTCCACTGGACGGTATTTGGTATAGCAAAGCGGAACAATGGTCATCGCTGAAAGCAGAGAAGCCATCATACAAAATACGATGGTATAACCAAGTGGCTTAAAGATCTGACCTGTCAGACCAGCAAGGAACACAAGAGGAATGAATACAACGCACTTTGTAATGGTACCGCCTAAAATGGACTGGAGTACCAGCTTGGTACCCTCCACCGCGGACCCTTCATAATCATCTTCTTTATGAGATCTAAAGCAGCTCTCCAGTACTACAATGGAATCGTCTACCATCATACCTACACCTAGAACGATGGCACTCATGGTAATTAAGTTCATGGAAAATCCCATGGCTGACATTAAGATGAGGGCAACCAATATGGAAACCGGTATGGAGCTTCCGACAATCAGGGAAGCCTTGATATCTCCAAAGAAGAGATAGATGATGACCATGGAAATAATAACGGCCAGGATCATAGTCTCTAATACGCTGTATAAAGAAGCTTTGATCTGATTGCTGGTGTCGTCAATGACCACGATGTCCAGATTCTTATGATCTGCTTTTAAGGTTTCAATGGTCTTTTCTACCTGTTTGGAAACATCAATGGCACTGCTCTTTTGCTGTTTGTTCACAGATAAGGTGATGGTATCTTTGCCATTATACCGGCCGATGGCATCCTGTTTCTTTACCGTATCGCCGATTTCTGCAACATCTTCTAAATAAATGGTCTTACCATTTCCAGCTACCACCGGGACTTTCTTAAGCTCTTCTGCTGTATTTACATCCACAGATGTACTAACTGCCAGATTTCTGCTTCCGACTCCTGTGGTGCCTGCCGGATAAGTGAAGTCAGCCGCTTGAATGGACTGGACTATGGCATTCATGCTTAAGTGATACTGGTTTAGCTTTTCCGGATTTAAACGGACCTTGATATAACCTTCCCGTCCACCATTGGTATCAATGCTTGCGATGGAAGAAATCTTTTCAAATTCCGGAACAATGTCGCTTTTAACAAAGTTATAAAGATTATCCTGTGTGGTATCATTGACCGCCAGAGTCATAACCGGCATAGCGCTGATATCAATCTCCATAATGGTAGGAGCCTTTACATCATCAGGAAGCTTTATGTTATCCATCTTCTTTTTTAAGTCAGAGTATGCCTTATCCATGTTGGTGCCGTACTCGTACTGCAGCATGATGATGGATACATTCTCTTTGGAAGTGGACTGAACATTTTTAATACCCGATAGAGTACCTACTTCATTTTCTATGGGCTTGGAAATTAAATCGTTTACATCCTCAGGGCTGGCCCCCTGATAAACGGTACTGACCGTAAGGATGGGGTAATTCATCTCTGGAAACAGTTCAAGCTTTGAAGAGAACACAGAGGATAAGCCGAATACAAGAAGGCTTATTACCACTAAGACGGTGGTGACGGGGCGCTTTAGCGCAAGTTTCGTTATTCCCATATCTCCGCCCCCTTACTGTGCTGATCC
It encodes the following:
- a CDS encoding superoxide dismutase — its product is MFNQIQLPYAYDALEPHIDALTMETHYSKHHAAYTKNLNDAAQKAGVADKDISLLLSSLDKISDEALRKAIRNNGGGFYNHNLYFGTMSPNGGGEPEGDLKAALNQAFGSFSDFKDKLSGLAAGQFGSGWGWLSSDRNGKLILSSSPNQDNPLMEGNGHVPILGIDVWEHAYYLKYKNLRADYIKAFFEVVDWNAVAANYANVLKG
- a CDS encoding DUF1934 domain-containing protein, whose translation is MTRDVLISISGIQIAEEDNNTVEMITSGDYFLKNGNHYVLYDEIQEGFEGVIKNTIKVSPSGLDIIKRGSSSVHMTFEKNKKNIACYATPYGELMIGISTNDIQVIEEEDRLRVHVAYSLDINYQHISECDIDLDIHSKATADIRLLN
- the murI gene encoding glutamate racemase yields the protein MADRNSPIGVFDSGVGGLTVVREIMRQMPEERLVYFGDTARVPYGTKSKDTIVRYTRQNIRFLMTQDVKAIVIACNTATAFALETVEKELDIPVIGVIHAGAKTAVEATRNGKIGIIGTEGTIQSGVYTKVMEEMKGGLEVIGKPCPLFVPLVEEGLLHDSVTDEIASRYLSELKGKFIDTLVLGCTHYPLLRSTVGRVMGPEVTLVNPAYETALELKQVLSESQLLNEENESSQDKYRFYVSDLAEKFTNFASSILPDQVKQTKKINIEEF
- a CDS encoding D-alanine--D-alanine ligase family protein, whose amino-acid sequence is MGKKNAVVLFGGQSSEHVVSCMSVINVINHINREIYDLLLIGITEEGHWIKTDSVEAIQDGSWKNGSVSAVLSPDATMKSVILLDGAKTELVRADVVFPVLHGLYGEDGTIQGLLELSGIPYVGCGVLSSAVSMDKLYTKIIVKDLGVRQADYIAVMRHELHDLDPIVKKVEDKFTYPVFVKPSNAGSSKGVSRAEDGKELKEALILAGEHDRKILVEEMIVGREIECAVFGGGNTPVEASGVGEIVAAAEFYDFDAKYYNSESKTVVDPTLPEGAAETVRSAAKAIFQAVDGYGLARVDFFVKEDGTVVFNEINTMPGFTAISMYPMLWEHAGITKEELVNRLLKHAADRSQS
- the spoIIR gene encoding stage II sporulation protein R, giving the protein MKQKRDLFLCITCLLLALLFSMSEERNAEEAMAARIAPEILRFHVLANSDSTEDQNLKLKVRTMLLNTIYEEMGENASLEETKKYVRSHKDRLEKKAETYMKTLGYDYPAHMELATTYFPTKTYGDMVFPCGNYEAVRVKIGEGKGRNWWCVLYPPLCFVDSSYAVVPDTSKEILRESLDPSDYLKLNKDNTKIHVKLKLAELLLDKEEPTDSQNQ
- a CDS encoding TolC family protein; this translates as MRNNKVWPICLAALLTASSVLPAYGAVGPGQAEKPIPEGITAEQWNGLNDNTIEFEELSNLVRYYNPDLQNLVNSINANVENLEYVYGELTGIEMKDNIKNLEDQAKALKPTGVTDENGIPMYQILEGTVKGIKSNTEKMQRTIKKLKQPNSAINSGITEASRKYEYYADQIMIGYNSAVANQALLQKATELSNSAYEAQQLGLTIGTATQTDVLSAKKELLSAQSSLLSLNHTVDGLRRSLGLMTGYSADASPEIGGLPELDMQQITAIDLEADTAKAIGNNYELIKTRRTNSNKTTVGIAQKQADVSEGEQNVAVTMQSFYQNLKQAKTAYEAALTSFEKAGLDKGKAERSFQMGMLSKITYLQTQMGYLQTEGAKESAYSELYQAYTTYQWAVKGVIIDSGNQ
- a CDS encoding TolC family protein yields the protein MRKWKLISACCLSAVLAFSGPAATAWAGSPEFARTPEEWAKLRDNVMEYDELAGLIREYNVTVQKNQLTINDKKKDDKVTRDEYAQAYRDAAFDARSNITGDDAVADAQAQVTAAQADETADKMTEDLTVDQLTFDQQEANLVASAQSSMISYFQQKLELESAKDSLEYMEAQYQSALVKQGAGMATLSDVLGAKESVQSTQATVEKLSGSLEETRQKLLVMLGWKYNDTPEIKDIPAVNFDHIASMNPETDKDAALENNYTFKINKRKLSNAVAEITKETLKRTVSSNEENIKSEVVKNYQSVQQAKAAYDQAAAEFELESKNMETAEHKQQVGTLSRLDYMKQKNAFNTKNVSLKKAQLALFQAVQTYDNAIKGLASAGG
- a CDS encoding efflux RND transporter permease subunit, with translation MGITKLALKRPVTTVLVVISLLVFGLSSVFSSKLELFPEMNYPILTVSTVYQGASPEDVNDLISKPIENEVGTLSGIKNVQSTSKENVSIIMLQYEYGTNMDKAYSDLKKKMDNIKLPDDVKAPTIMEIDISAMPVMTLAVNDTTQDNLYNFVKSDIVPEFEKISSIASIDTNGGREGYIKVRLNPEKLNQYHLSMNAIVQSIQAADFTYPAGTTGVGSRNLAVSTSVDVNTAEELKKVPVVAGNGKTIYLEDVAEIGDTVKKQDAIGRYNGKDTITLSVNKQQKSSAIDVSKQVEKTIETLKADHKNLDIVVIDDTSNQIKASLYSVLETMILAVIISMVIIYLFFGDIKASLIVGSSIPVSILVALILMSAMGFSMNLITMSAIVLGVGMMVDDSIVVLESCFRSHKEDDYEGSAVEGTKLVLQSILGGTITKCVVFIPLVFLAGLTGQIFKPLGYTIVFCMMASLLSAMTIVPLCYTKYRPVEKHNSPLGGIIKSLQHGYRNLIGRLLNRKAMVLIVSVLLLVASFMLAGKIGFELMPEVDQGTISITTKVKPGLKIEEVDKILQKVETIVSQEEDLKSYTLTYGGSAISLDSTSDATLTAYLKSDRKLSTNQIINKWKKEMGQLPDCNVSLKSTSSMESGGSKNDYEVILKGAQLERLKSTADQMVSELTARPELIKVHSDLENAAPVIKIKVDPIKAAAEGIAPVTTGGMLNSMLSGVEATNFDRDGQEISVKVEYPEDSYDTLDKVEGIMVPNGTGGSVALTDIASVGYEDSPATITRKNKQYQVTITGSFTDKVKTEKDKQNATKEIDDQVVNKYLSDTITRGQNSEAESMSEEFGGLFLAIATAIFLVFVVLAAQFESPIFSLMVMATIPFSFIGAFGLMLITNVSISMTSLLGFLVLIGTVLNSGILYVDCANQYNETMDTRSAVIEAGFTRLRPILMTALIAILSLIPLARGGENGEMMQGLALVNIGGLASSTLLSLLVLPVLYSILRRKKKDETASS